ATGCCCAATAATAACTATCGCGAAGTTTGGTTCTATGCGATGGATCAAATTCACGAAGAATATAAAAACGCAGGCTCTCAGCAGGAAACGGAATTCAAGCTCTGGTTCAATATGCAGTATATTGAAGATACCGACAATACGATAACCGTGTCCGTTCCGTCAGAATTTTTGTGGCAGACGATGCTCAAAAAAGGCAATATCGATAAAATTGCAAAAAAAATAGAAGCGCTGACGGGTCAAAAAAATATCAAGTTGCAGCATATCGTAAGCAATGAAAATATTGCCGAAAAAGCGTCCGCGCAAAACACCGCTCCGCAAAAAAAGAGCGATGAAAAAACCGCGTCTCCTGCAGCGAAAAAAAAACATCCGCAGCTGAACGAAGCTTTTACCTTTGAAACCTTCATACCCGGAGAAGACAACAGTTTTGCGTACAATGCGGCGCTTGCAGCGGCAAAAGAGCCGGGAAAAAGGTTCAACCCGCTTTTGCTCTACGGCGGCGTCGGGCTCGGAAAAACGCATCTCATGCAATCTATCGGAAATTATCTGTTTCAACGCGATGAAAAATTGAAAATCTGCTATATTTCGGCGGAATCGTTTACAAACGAATTTATCTGGTCTATCGGATCGAAGATAAAAGAAATGGATAAATTCAAATCGAAATACAGAAATCTCGACGTGCTGCTCATAGACGACATTCACTTTTTGCAGGGAAAGGAAAAAGTACAGGAAGAATTGTTTTATACGTTTAACGCGCTCCGCGATAAAAACTCCCAGCTCGTCTTTACGTGTGACCGCCCGATTAAAGAGATGAAAGTGTTTAACGAACGTCTGCAAAGCCGCCTGTCGAACGGATTCAGCATCGATTTGAAATTGCCGTCGTACGAAACGCGGCGGGCTATTTTATTAAATAAATTGAAATTGCTCGACAAGCAAATTCCCGAAG
This Treponema socranskii subsp. buccale DNA region includes the following protein-coding sequences:
- the dnaA gene encoding chromosomal replication initiator protein DnaA encodes the protein MPNNNYREVWFYAMDQIHEEYKNAGSQQETEFKLWFNMQYIEDTDNTITVSVPSEFLWQTMLKKGNIDKIAKKIEALTGQKNIKLQHIVSNENIAEKASAQNTAPQKKSDEKTASPAAKKKHPQLNEAFTFETFIPGEDNSFAYNAALAAAKEPGKRFNPLLLYGGVGLGKTHLMQSIGNYLFQRDEKLKICYISAESFTNEFIWSIGSKIKEMDKFKSKYRNLDVLLIDDIHFLQGKEKVQEELFYTFNALRDKNSQLVFTCDRPIKEMKVFNERLQSRLSNGFSIDLKLPSYETRRAILLNKLKLLDKQIPEDVIDYIAKNIETNVRDLESALTKMTGYAELIQKPITIEVAQQQLRDIFSSPSAGTISIETIQKVVADLYTISVADLKSKKRDQKYVIPRQIAMYIARELTEYSFTEVGSEFGGRDHSTVMHSYDKISSEIKIDSSLEARIQLLMREIKDYKK